The following proteins are co-located in the Acropora palmata chromosome 11, jaAcrPala1.3, whole genome shotgun sequence genome:
- the LOC141897790 gene encoding uncharacterized protein LOC141897790, which yields MDSFDVIALTETWLDANFEDKELGLEGYNIFRKDRQGKRGGGVLMAIKSCFSCTRRVDLEVDAEMLVCELGTGGRHCLIFSVFYRPPHSGEDFLVCFESFLDKFAATDVSNLIITGDFNFPHINWSTGSPNITDNLTESFCNILDDHFLMQMNYFVTPTSSSSSITGNILDLVFTNFESLVEDVAVFPHAFESDHFPVTFTLRRKFNRLKNVKKMVYSYKKADLEGLREMLNHIPWEFAISSSDLNDSVTKFQDLLLSAIAEHVPLITLRGHSRPPWITFEVMKLVRKKKALWKRLRRNNCPELFSRFKQLRKQTKKCIAVSYHHYLQSLSEKLKVDPKKFWSYHAIKSNTRRLPAVVTYKDRFASDPVDKATLFNTSFSTLYASNAISSGDLNDDVVHPNLCMKITTQEEVEDILLRLNVHKASGVDGIPARILKIYAKELSWPLTCLFNLSFTLGELPLIWKRANITPVFKANAKENVENC from the coding sequence ATGGATTCATTCGATGTGATTGCCTTGACTGAAACGTGGTTGGATGCTAATTTTGAAGATAAAGAGCTTGGTCTTGAGGGATACAACATTTTTCGGAAAGATAGGCAAGGTAAACGCGGCGGTGGAGTACTGATGGCGATTAAATCTTGCTTCTCATGTACACGGAGAGTTGACTTAGAGGTTGATGCTGAAATGTTGGTTTGTGAGTTAGGTACTGGAGGGCgtcattgtttaattttctccGTTTTCTATAGACCACCCCATTCCGGTGAGGACTTcttggtttgttttgaatccTTTTTGGACAAATTTGCCGCTACCGATGTATCAAACTTGATTATAACTGGGGACTTTAATTTCCCACATATTAATTGGTCTACTGGTTCACCCAACATAACAGATAACTTAACTGAGtcattttgtaacattttggATGATCATTTTCTTATGCAAATGAACTATTTTGTTACTCCTACGTCCAGTTCATCCTCTATTACTGGCAACATTTTGGATCTTGTATTCACCAACTTTGAATCTCTTGTTGAAGACGTTGCTGTATTTCCACATGCCTTTGAGTCGGATCATTTTCCTGTTACATTTACACTTAGAAGAAAATTTAATCGCCTTAAGAACGTGAAAAAGATGGTCTACAGTTATAAGAAAGCGGATCTTGAGGGTTTGCGTGAAATGCTTAATCATATTCCCTGGGAATTTGCGATCTCTTCAAGTGACCTGAATGACAGTGTAACTAAATTTCAGGACTTGTTATTGTCTGCTATCGCTGAGCACGTTCCTTTAATAACACTCAGAGGTCATTCGAGACCACCGTGGATAACCTTTGAGGTAATGAAGTtagtgagaaagaaaaaagccttGTGGAAACGTTTGAGGCGAAATAATTGTCCAGAACTGTTCTCTCGATTTAAGCAACTGAGGAAACAAACTAAGAAATGTATTGCAGTAAGTTATCACCATTATCTTCAATCCCTGTCAGAGAAATTGAAAGTAGATCCTAAGAAGTTCTGGTCTTATCATGCTATCAAATCGAATACGAGGAGACTACCAGCTGTAGTTACCTACAAAGATAGATTTGCTTCAGATCCAGTTGATAAGGCTACCTTGTTTAACACTTCTTTTAGCACACTCTATGCGTCGAATGCCATCTCGTCTGGAGATCTCAATGATGACGTGGTGCATCCAAACCTCTGTATGAAAATCACCACTCAGGAAGAAGTTGAAGACATCTTGCTCAGGTTAAATGTCCACAAAGCATCGGGTGTAGACGGAATCCCTGCgcgtattttgaaaatatatgCAAAGGAGTTGTCATGGCCTTTAACTTGTCTGTTTAACCTGTCATTTACCTTGGGTGAACTTCCTTTGATCTGGAAAAGGGCTAACATAACACCAGTCTTTAAAGCAAATGCCAAGGAAAACGTGGAAAATTGTtga